In one Gracilinanus agilis isolate LMUSP501 chromosome 6, AgileGrace, whole genome shotgun sequence genomic region, the following are encoded:
- the SPTY2D1 gene encoding protein SPT2 homolog, which produces MDFRDILMVASEQQGLNIIPKRYSLAVGPPKRDPKVKGVQSAAVQAFLKRKEEELRKKALEEKKKKEDLVKKRIELKHDKKARAMAKRTKDNFYGYDGIPLEEKAKKKHGIEGPTGQEADQECSNEEDTEPPLEYCQTESEHEEFEEYEEQEAPLKTITKPKAPLRSAPPPMNFTDLLRLAEKKQYEPVEIKVVKKIEERPRTAEELREKEFLERKHKNTDRGKEKKMLEREKRLVPPTVSKKIPSSKESVSERHRGPGDKHSSSRGSHLPHIGAEKKSRSFATSEKTMRLPSSKSQSGERTKAGSGDNFQPSPSESHSLLFNGAGKSRSSSHSMGTGISKTVVHGTQKSNEHRPSKSPSSHPSHSKSGVVSTPHEKTRNSGAKQPGNSSNSTSGRPGVGTARPVQSPSPRKHSGSSSSGPEQQTSGSKRLVGGSGPSGRPMSGSSGPGRPSSNSGGPGRPSSNSGGPGRPAGSSGGPGRSISSSGGPGRTVSGSGGPGRTVSGSGGPGRTVGSSGGPGRTVGSSGGPGRTVSGSGGPGRTVSGSGPSVKPRCTVVSETISSKNIISRPSNGIMNGMRPPPPGYRPAVYPQGTQRPPFPPMARKRYLEEDEDEEYDSEMEDFIDDEGEPQEEISKHIREIFGYDRNKYKDESDYALRYMESSWREQQKEEAKSLRLGMQEDLEEMRREEEELKRRKAKKMKLR; this is translated from the exons aaaagATACAGTTTGGCAGTAGgtcctcctaaaagagatcccaaagtcAAGGGTGTCCAGTCAGCAGCAGTGCAGGCTTTCCTCAAGCGGAAAGAAGAAGAGTTAAGGAAAAAAG CcttagaggaaaagaagaaaaaggaagacttGGTGAAGAAACGCATAGAGCTAAAACATGACAAGAAAGCAAGAGCCATGGCAAAGCGGACAAAAGACAACTTCTATGGTTATGATGGGATTCCTCTtgaagagaaagcaaagaaaaaacacGGAATTGAGGGGCCCACAGGCCAAGAAGCAGACCAAGAATGCTCCAATGAGGAGGACACAGAACCACCTTTGGAATATTGTCAGACAGAGTCAGAGCATGAGGAGTTTGAGGAGTATGAAGAGCAGGAAGCACCCCTGAAGACTATAACAAAACCAAAGGCCCCCCTCAGAAGTGCCCCTCCACCCATGAACTTCACGGATTTACTCAGACTGGCTGAGAAGAAGCAGTATGAACCTGTGGAGATTAAGGTagtaaagaaaatagaagaacgGCCCAGAACTGCAGAAGaactgagagaaaaagaattcttagaacgaaaacacaaaaacacagatagaggaaaagagaaaaagatgcttgaaagagagaaaagactagTTCCTCCAACTGTGTCTAAAAAGATCCCTTCTTCAAAAGAGAGTGTTAGTGAAAGACACAGAGGTCCTGGGGACAAACATTCCTCTTCCAGGGGGAGTCACCTTCCCCATATAGGTGCTGAGAAAAAATCTAGATCTTTTGCAACCAGTGAGAAAACTATGAGACTGCCATCCAGTAAGTCCCAGTCAGGAGAGAGGACCAAAGCAGGCTCTGGAGATAACTTCCAGCCCTCACCAAGTGAAAGTCACAGCCTCTTATTCAATGGGGCAGGGAAGTCCCGCTCTAGCTCCCATTCTATGGGGACAGGGATCTCAAAGACTGTGGTTCATGGGACTCAAAAATCTAATGAGCACAGGCCCTCCAAATCCCCTTCTTCCCATCCCAGCCATTCCAAGTCTGGGGTTGTCTCTACTCCACATGAAAAGACAAGAAATTCAGGTGCCAAGCAGCCAGGGAACAGTTCTAACTCAACCTCAGGCCGGCCAGGTGTAGGGACTGCTCGGCCAGTCCAAAGCCCAAGCCCTAGGAAGCACAGTGGCAGCTCCAGCTCAGGACCTGAACAGCAAACCAGTGGATCCAAACGTTTAGTTGGTGGCTCAGGCCCTAGTGGACGACCCATGAGTGGCTCAA GTGGCCCTGGGAGACCCTCCAGCAACTCAGGTGGCCCTGGGAGACCCTCCAGCAACTCAGGTGGCCCTGGGAGACCTGCTGGCAGCTCAGGTGGTCCTGGGAGATCCATCAGCAGCTCAGGCGGCCCTGGGCGGACAGTCAGTGGCTCAGGCGGCCCTGGGAGGACAGTCAGCGGCTCAGGCGGCCCTGGGAGGACAGTCGGCAGCTCGGGAGGCCCTGGGAGGACAGTCGGCAGCTCGGGAGGCCCTGGGCGGACAGTCAGCGGCTCAGGTGGCCCTGGGCGGACAGTCAGTGGCTCAGGCCCCTCTGTGAAGCCCCGATGCACAGTTGTTTCAGAAACTATCTCTTCCAAGAATATCATCAGCCGACCTAGCAATGGGATAATGAATGGGATGAGACCCCCTCCACCTGGCTACAGACCTGCAGTATATCCACAAG GTACCCAGAGACCCCCCTTTCCTCCCATGGCCCGGAAACGCTATCTTGAGGAAGATGAGGATGAGGAGTATGATTCCGAAATGGAGGACTTCATTGACGATGAAGGAGAGCCTCAAGAAGAAATATCAAAACATATCCGGGAAATCTTTGGATATGACCGTAATAA atACAAAGATGAGAGTGATTATGCCTTACGTTACATGGAAAGCAGTTGGAGAGAGCAACAGAAAGAGGAAGCCAAGAG cttGAGACTTGGAATGCAAGAGGACCTCGAAGAAATGAGACGTGAAGAGGAGGAACTCAAACGCCGGAAAGCCAAGAAAATGAAACTGCGTTAG